The following proteins are encoded in a genomic region of Mycobacterium sp. 155:
- a CDS encoding CstA-like transporter-associated (seleno)protein: MGDNHYRRYVEHQARQHPGEPVLTERDYWKMRHHNTEINPNARCC, translated from the coding sequence ATGGGTGACAACCACTACCGACGCTACGTCGAACACCAGGCCCGCCAACACCCCGGCGAGCCGGTGCTCACCGAACGCGACTACTGGAAGATGCGGCACCACAACACCGAGATCAACCCGAACGCGCGCTGCTGCTGA
- a CDS encoding FAD/NAD(P)-binding protein: MTDTALSAMAPVPYRVHGSVRENRDSSTLRLEPVRTALNAPQPGEFMMMYAFGIGEIAISVSGIPTESDHTIAHTVRSVGAVSRALRDSPPGTVIGMRGPFGTNWGLTDAASRDLVIVAGGVGLAPLRPVVLGALADRAGYGRVTVIAGARSRDDFLFGAELREWMHAGTIDVHLTVDVPVQGWPGEVGLVTEPLQRLPLRPEDTTAFLCGPESMMHAAADALMRKGMAASDIRVSLERNMQCGIGWCGHCQLGPLLLCRDGPVVGYDVAQPLLLVKEL; the protein is encoded by the coding sequence ATGACTGATACCGCACTGTCGGCGATGGCACCGGTGCCATACCGGGTGCATGGCAGCGTCAGGGAGAACCGCGACTCCTCGACGTTGCGCCTTGAGCCCGTGCGCACCGCGCTGAATGCCCCGCAGCCGGGTGAATTCATGATGATGTACGCGTTCGGGATCGGTGAGATCGCCATCTCGGTCAGCGGCATCCCCACCGAGTCCGACCACACCATCGCCCACACCGTCCGTTCGGTCGGCGCGGTGAGCCGAGCATTGCGCGACTCACCACCGGGCACGGTGATCGGCATGCGCGGCCCATTCGGCACCAACTGGGGTCTGACCGATGCCGCCAGCCGTGACCTGGTGATCGTCGCCGGCGGCGTGGGCCTCGCACCGCTTCGTCCGGTTGTCCTCGGGGCGCTCGCCGATCGCGCTGGGTATGGGCGGGTGACCGTGATCGCCGGTGCTCGCTCCCGCGACGACTTCCTCTTCGGCGCGGAACTGCGGGAGTGGATGCACGCTGGAACCATCGACGTGCACCTGACCGTCGACGTTCCGGTGCAGGGATGGCCGGGTGAGGTCGGCTTGGTCACCGAACCGCTGCAGCGACTGCCGCTGCGGCCCGAGGACACCACTGCATTCCTGTGCGGACCCGAGTCGATGATGCACGCCGCCGCCGACGCGCTCATGCGAAAGGGCATGGCGGCCAGTGATATCCGGGTATCGCTGGAACGCAATATGCAGTGCGGCATCGGCTGGTGCGGGCACTGTCAGTTGGGACCCCTGCTGCTGTGCCGCGACGGCCCGGTCGTCGGCTACGACGTCGCGCAGCCCCTGCTCTTGGTGAAGGAGCTATAG
- a CDS encoding Ni/Fe hydrogenase subunit alpha — MKPEVRTLSVGALTRVEGEGALHVTLSDGAVESVELNIYEPPRFFEAFLRGRAYTEPPDLTARVCGICPVAYQVSACNAVEDACGVTVDPELVQLRRLLYCGEWIHSHALHIFLLHMPDFLGYPDGISLAKDRPDLIERGLALKKAGNRLMEQIGGRAIHPINVRLGGFYSVPERDDLKPVAEQLRRALDDALSTVHDIAQFDYPDLEFDHEFLALTDSGRYPIENGTIARSAGAAFPVSAFTDHVIETQVRRSTALHATLDGARYLTGPLARYSLHHAALSRVAQDAAAAAGLGQQCRNPFRSIGVRTVEVVYAIDEALRIIAEYTRPPRPFVEVAPRAGIGHGVSEAPRGLLYHRYAIGADGLVRAATIVPPTAQNQAAIEHEMAELVAANLILDDASLTALCERSIRNHDPCISCSAHFLTLTVDRR; from the coding sequence ATGAAGCCCGAGGTGCGCACGCTGTCGGTGGGTGCGCTGACCCGGGTCGAGGGCGAAGGTGCCCTGCATGTCACGCTCAGCGACGGTGCCGTCGAGAGTGTCGAACTCAACATCTATGAGCCGCCGCGGTTCTTCGAGGCGTTCCTGCGAGGCCGCGCCTACACCGAACCACCTGACCTCACCGCACGCGTGTGCGGCATCTGCCCGGTCGCCTACCAGGTGAGCGCATGCAACGCCGTCGAAGACGCCTGCGGGGTGACGGTCGACCCCGAGCTGGTACAGCTACGCCGTCTGCTCTACTGCGGAGAATGGATCCACAGCCACGCCCTGCACATCTTCCTGTTGCACATGCCGGATTTCCTCGGCTATCCGGACGGCATCAGCCTGGCCAAGGATCGACCGGACCTGATCGAACGCGGCCTGGCCCTGAAGAAGGCCGGCAATCGGTTGATGGAGCAGATCGGCGGGCGTGCCATCCATCCGATCAACGTCCGGTTGGGCGGGTTCTATTCGGTGCCCGAGCGCGACGATCTCAAGCCCGTGGCCGAACAACTGCGCCGCGCCCTCGACGACGCCCTGTCGACCGTGCATGACATCGCTCAATTCGATTACCCGGACCTCGAATTCGACCACGAGTTCCTGGCGCTGACCGATTCCGGTCGCTATCCGATCGAGAACGGCACGATCGCACGCAGTGCAGGCGCCGCCTTCCCGGTCTCCGCCTTCACCGATCATGTGATCGAAACTCAGGTGCGACGTTCCACAGCGCTCCATGCGACCCTCGACGGCGCCCGTTACCTGACCGGTCCGCTGGCGCGCTACTCGCTGCACCATGCCGCGCTGTCACGTGTGGCTCAAGACGCGGCGGCCGCCGCAGGATTGGGTCAACAGTGTCGAAACCCTTTCCGCAGTATCGGAGTTCGCACGGTCGAGGTCGTGTATGCCATAGACGAGGCATTGCGCATCATCGCCGAGTACACCCGGCCTCCGCGTCCCTTCGTCGAGGTCGCACCACGGGCCGGGATTGGACACGGGGTGAGCGAGGCGCCGCGCGGGCTGCTCTATCACCGTTATGCAATCGGAGCCGATGGACTGGTCCGAGCTGCGACGATCGTGCCGCCCACCGCCCAGAACCAGGCGGCTATCGAACACGAGATGGCAGAACTCGTCGCGGCGAATCTCATCCTCGACGATGCCTCCTTGACCGCGTTGTGCGAGAGGTCGATCCGCAACCACGATCCGTGCATCTCGTGTTCGGCGCATTTTCTGACGCTGACTGTGGACCGCAGATGA
- the mgtA gene encoding magnesium-translocating P-type ATPase produces the protein MDSNRAPRYVDMHGPFGTPEGDKGPYRCPVGSQDSRGGVFLPYVPVRQVVQNVAMETPKVSDGPHLAVLTARRAAAASVDEVLAALNSTTAGLSSAEATERLATLGPNAVRTHQVKALAVLGRQLRNAVLILLAATAIVSYFLGDSMQAIIIGAILTVSVGLGFFNEYRAEQAAAALHSRMRHSAVVLRDGQFVSVDVATLVPGDVIRLTLGEAVPADVRLIEVAALECNESILTGESMGSEKSPNPVPADADLADCADLAFMGTIVNAGEGLGVVYATGRNAEFGRIAAGLGERQPETDFQVGLRRFSYLLLRVAVALTLLILVSNLLLRKPIIDSVLFSLAIAVGITPQLLPAVVSASLATGSRQLAKAKVLVKRLVCIEDLGDIDILITDKTGTLTEGRISLVDTVNAAGAHSDSVLRLGLFASDVDLQAGGVSANPLDAALCEAPNALDAVANVHRIALLPFDHLRRSSSALVDDNGKRVLVVKGAPEQVLARCSMTDPAAQETLAELFAAGRRVVAVAARPAPNLSAITPTDEAELMLAGFLVFADEPKAAARHSLTELAALGIELKIATGDNAQVAEKVCGDLGLISKGTITGSELEGLDDDGFALAADNHTIFARISPEQKARLVTSARRKKRSVGFLGDGVNDALALHAADVGISVDTATDVAKDAADVVLLEKDLSVLATGVADGRRIFANTIKYVLMGTSSNFGNMFSAAAASALLPFLPMLPSQILLNNLLYDSSQLAIPTDRVDDEQLHAPAHWNVAFIRRFMLIFGPISSLFDFMTFGLMLGVLHAGAVTFRTGWFVESLATQTLIIFAIRTRKVPFFRSRPGGLLTITSLTVVVIGVLLTVSPVSAALGFTPLPWQFFAVLAAFVITYLVLVEFAKKMFYSEPMRLFGQPHRTRGYEHRVHRRAARFSHV, from the coding sequence ATGGACTCCAATCGTGCCCCTCGATACGTCGACATGCACGGTCCATTCGGCACTCCGGAAGGGGACAAAGGTCCTTACCGGTGTCCGGTCGGATCGCAGGACAGCCGCGGTGGGGTCTTTCTGCCCTACGTGCCTGTCAGACAAGTGGTTCAGAATGTGGCGATGGAGACGCCGAAGGTCAGCGACGGACCCCATCTGGCTGTGCTGACCGCGCGGCGGGCTGCAGCGGCTTCCGTGGATGAGGTCCTGGCGGCGTTGAACAGCACCACCGCGGGGCTGTCGAGCGCAGAGGCGACGGAGCGGCTGGCGACGTTGGGCCCCAACGCTGTGCGCACTCACCAGGTCAAAGCGCTTGCGGTACTGGGCCGTCAGTTGCGCAACGCAGTGCTGATCCTGCTGGCCGCAACCGCGATCGTGTCCTACTTCCTCGGCGACAGCATGCAGGCCATCATCATCGGGGCCATCCTGACCGTGAGCGTCGGGCTGGGGTTCTTCAACGAATATCGTGCGGAGCAGGCAGCGGCCGCACTCCACTCACGTATGCGTCACAGCGCGGTGGTACTGCGGGACGGGCAGTTCGTCTCCGTCGACGTCGCCACGCTCGTTCCCGGCGATGTCATCCGACTGACGCTGGGGGAGGCGGTGCCTGCCGATGTGCGGCTGATCGAGGTCGCCGCGCTGGAGTGCAACGAGAGCATCCTGACCGGTGAATCGATGGGATCGGAGAAATCCCCGAATCCGGTCCCTGCCGACGCCGATCTTGCCGATTGTGCGGATCTGGCGTTCATGGGCACCATCGTCAACGCCGGGGAAGGACTCGGTGTTGTCTACGCCACCGGGCGAAATGCTGAATTCGGCCGCATCGCAGCGGGTCTCGGTGAACGACAACCCGAGACCGATTTCCAGGTCGGGTTGCGCCGGTTCTCGTATCTGCTCCTGCGGGTGGCGGTCGCGCTGACCCTGCTGATCCTTGTCAGCAATCTGCTGCTGCGCAAGCCAATCATCGATTCGGTGTTGTTCTCGCTGGCGATTGCTGTCGGGATCACCCCGCAACTGCTGCCGGCCGTGGTCAGCGCCAGTCTGGCCACCGGATCGCGGCAGTTGGCCAAGGCGAAAGTGTTGGTCAAGCGCCTGGTGTGTATCGAAGATCTCGGCGACATCGACATCTTGATCACCGACAAGACGGGCACCTTGACCGAAGGGCGGATCAGCCTGGTGGACACCGTCAATGCCGCTGGTGCGCACAGTGATTCGGTACTGCGGCTCGGCCTGTTCGCTTCCGATGTCGACTTGCAGGCCGGCGGGGTCAGCGCCAACCCTCTCGACGCCGCCCTGTGCGAGGCTCCGAATGCTCTCGACGCCGTCGCAAACGTTCACCGGATTGCGCTGCTGCCCTTCGATCACCTTCGTCGTTCGTCGTCAGCCTTGGTCGACGACAACGGCAAGCGCGTTCTCGTGGTGAAAGGCGCGCCCGAACAGGTCCTGGCCCGGTGCTCGATGACCGATCCCGCCGCGCAGGAGACCCTGGCCGAATTGTTCGCCGCCGGCCGGCGCGTCGTGGCAGTGGCGGCCAGACCCGCACCGAACCTTTCGGCCATCACGCCCACTGACGAAGCCGAGTTGATGCTGGCCGGATTCTTGGTGTTCGCCGACGAGCCGAAGGCGGCGGCACGGCACTCGCTGACAGAACTGGCCGCACTGGGGATCGAACTCAAGATCGCCACGGGTGACAACGCCCAAGTGGCGGAAAAGGTTTGTGGCGACCTCGGATTGATCTCGAAAGGAACGATCACCGGTAGCGAGCTCGAGGGACTCGACGACGACGGCTTCGCCCTGGCGGCCGACAATCACACCATCTTTGCGCGCATCTCGCCCGAGCAGAAGGCGCGACTGGTCACCTCGGCTCGGCGCAAGAAACGCTCGGTCGGGTTCCTCGGTGACGGCGTCAACGACGCTCTGGCCTTGCATGCCGCCGACGTGGGCATCTCCGTCGACACCGCCACCGACGTCGCGAAGGACGCAGCCGACGTCGTGCTGCTCGAAAAGGATCTCAGTGTGCTCGCCACGGGTGTGGCAGACGGCCGCCGGATCTTCGCCAACACCATCAAATACGTCCTGATGGGAACATCGAGCAACTTCGGCAACATGTTTTCGGCGGCAGCGGCGTCGGCGTTGCTGCCGTTTCTGCCGATGCTGCCGAGCCAGATCTTGCTGAACAACCTGCTCTACGACAGCTCACAGCTGGCCATCCCGACCGATCGGGTCGACGACGAACAGTTGCACGCGCCCGCACACTGGAATGTTGCCTTCATCCGACGGTTCATGCTGATCTTCGGTCCCATCAGCTCCCTGTTCGACTTCATGACCTTCGGGCTGATGCTCGGTGTGCTGCACGCCGGAGCTGTCACGTTCCGCACGGGCTGGTTCGTGGAATCGCTTGCCACGCAAACGCTGATCATCTTCGCTATCCGTACCCGAAAGGTGCCGTTCTTCCGGAGCAGACCCGGCGGATTGCTGACGATCACGAGCCTGACCGTCGTGGTGATCGGCGTGCTGCTCACAGTGTCACCGGTATCAGCGGCGCTAGGTTTCACACCACTGCCGTGGCAGTTCTTTGCTGTGCTGGCTGCATTTGTCATCACCTACCTCGTTTTGGTCGAGTTCGCCAAGAAGATGTTCTACTCAGAACCCATGCGCCTGTTCGGCCAGCCGCACCGCACCCGCGGATACGAACACCGCGTTCACCGTCGCGCGGCCCGCTTCTCGCACGTCTGA
- a CDS encoding 4Fe-4S dicluster domain-containing protein, whose translation MDGAVIDTAGVHQLVSTLIDRGYRVIGPTRSDSAIVLAELSSADDLPRGWGVEVGPGHYRLRRRDDDALFGHSAGPQSWKQFLHPPRQLLWSSDDPAPEEPARYAFLGVRGCDLAAIARLNDVLGERQHPDRGFVGRRRRSFVVAVNCTEPGGLCFCASMGTGPHVGPGYDLALTELTGPGGRPYYVVDVGSDDGADVLAAVPHREADRQEIESAGAQVDEAAQHMGRQMPQGDLRELLIRSRESPHWDDVASRCLTCGNCTMVCPTCFCTSVEDVTDLTGGHTERWMHWSSCFEPDFTFVHGGSVRQSGPSRYRHWLTHKLGTWHDQFGSSGCVGCGRCIAWCPTGIDITEEMTTLADLDEQRDD comes from the coding sequence ATGGACGGTGCGGTGATCGACACCGCGGGAGTGCACCAACTGGTCTCCACGCTGATCGACCGTGGATACCGGGTAATCGGCCCGACCCGCTCGGACAGCGCCATCGTGCTCGCCGAGCTGTCCTCAGCCGACGACCTGCCCCGGGGCTGGGGCGTAGAGGTGGGACCCGGGCATTACCGGCTACGACGACGCGACGACGACGCACTGTTCGGCCACTCTGCCGGGCCGCAGTCGTGGAAGCAGTTCTTGCACCCGCCGCGGCAGTTGTTGTGGTCGTCTGACGACCCGGCACCGGAGGAACCCGCCAGATATGCCTTCCTCGGGGTACGGGGATGTGATCTGGCTGCGATCGCGCGGCTCAACGACGTTCTCGGTGAGCGCCAACATCCCGACCGCGGTTTCGTCGGGCGACGGCGTCGCAGCTTCGTGGTCGCGGTCAACTGCACTGAACCCGGCGGCCTGTGTTTCTGCGCATCGATGGGGACGGGTCCGCACGTCGGGCCAGGCTACGATCTGGCGCTCACCGAACTGACCGGCCCTGGCGGTCGGCCCTACTACGTCGTTGACGTCGGCAGCGACGACGGCGCCGACGTGCTCGCGGCCGTGCCTCACCGCGAGGCCGATCGGCAGGAGATCGAATCGGCCGGAGCCCAGGTCGACGAGGCGGCGCAACACATGGGACGTCAGATGCCCCAAGGCGATCTGCGGGAACTGCTGATCCGATCTCGCGAGTCCCCGCACTGGGACGATGTCGCCAGTCGGTGTCTGACCTGCGGTAACTGCACAATGGTCTGCCCCACATGCTTCTGCACCAGCGTCGAGGACGTCACCGACCTCACCGGCGGGCACACCGAGCGGTGGATGCACTGGTCATCGTGCTTCGAGCCCGACTTCACATTCGTGCACGGGGGCAGCGTCCGGCAGTCCGGACCGTCGCGGTACCGGCACTGGCTCACCCACAAGCTCGGCACGTGGCACGACCAGTTCGGTAGCAGCGGGTGCGTGGGTTGCGGCCGGTGTATCGCCTGGTGCCCCACCGGAATTGACATCACCGAGGAGATGACCACGCTCGCGGATCTCGATGAGCAACGCGATGACTGA
- a CDS encoding wax ester/triacylglycerol synthase domain-containing protein, protein MDGYLSGTDAFMWSLGADPVLRSTIVTLILFDRPPDWKLVVDRFDRISHAVPRFRQRVVRAAPLWPPRWEADPDFDLGFHLHRLTEPEFRESDLLELAGTAVMAGYDRNRPLWEATLVDGLADGSAALLCKFDHSLTDGVGAVHIAEVLYDDVLGPSKDVVVPSRSFGSVSHAVTTLRHPVTAALAVAPTALSIYRAARPIAGPRSPIMRSRTPTRHLDVLEVSRPALQLAGHVAGGSLNDAFVAAVAGGLRRYHEHHDVSVEELVMSMPISIRSQKDAAGGNRATLVRLPVPVGVTDPTRRIRELHERTSKARGEKSVAYTQLIAASLNAMPRSYIGSQLRRIDFVASDVPGFPMPLQLGGAPVRMQYAFSPTMGASVNVTLFTYVDTCAIGINIDTGAIPDPDVLHDCLVAGFDETIAVAA, encoded by the coding sequence ATGGACGGCTACCTGAGCGGTACCGACGCGTTCATGTGGTCACTCGGGGCTGACCCGGTGTTGCGATCGACAATCGTCACCCTCATCCTGTTCGACCGGCCCCCCGACTGGAAATTGGTTGTCGATCGTTTCGATCGGATCAGCCACGCGGTGCCGCGCTTCCGGCAGAGAGTTGTCCGGGCGGCGCCGCTGTGGCCGCCCCGCTGGGAGGCGGACCCTGACTTCGATCTCGGATTTCATCTGCACCGCCTGACCGAACCCGAATTCCGGGAATCGGACCTCCTGGAACTTGCCGGGACCGCAGTCATGGCCGGCTATGACCGAAACCGACCGCTTTGGGAAGCGACACTTGTCGACGGATTGGCCGACGGGAGTGCAGCGCTGCTGTGCAAGTTCGATCATTCGCTCACCGACGGTGTCGGTGCAGTACACATCGCGGAGGTTCTCTACGACGACGTGCTGGGGCCAAGTAAAGATGTCGTCGTGCCGTCGCGTTCATTCGGCTCGGTTTCCCATGCCGTAACGACATTGCGGCACCCGGTCACGGCCGCCCTGGCAGTAGCACCGACGGCGCTGTCGATCTATCGAGCCGCACGTCCGATCGCGGGGCCTCGATCACCTATTATGCGGAGCCGCACGCCAACTCGGCATCTCGACGTTCTCGAGGTGAGTCGTCCCGCTCTGCAGCTTGCCGGTCATGTCGCGGGAGGCTCCCTGAACGACGCTTTCGTGGCGGCTGTCGCCGGCGGCCTCCGTCGCTATCACGAACACCATGACGTTTCGGTCGAGGAACTGGTGATGTCGATGCCGATCAGCATCCGCAGCCAAAAGGATGCCGCCGGTGGTAACCGGGCAACCCTCGTGCGCCTGCCTGTGCCCGTTGGGGTTACGGACCCGACACGCAGAATCCGCGAACTACACGAACGGACCAGCAAGGCAAGGGGAGAGAAGTCCGTTGCCTACACCCAGCTCATCGCCGCCTCTCTGAATGCCATGCCGCGCAGTTACATCGGTTCTCAACTCCGTCGCATCGACTTTGTCGCCAGCGACGTTCCGGGGTTCCCGATGCCACTGCAGCTCGGTGGCGCACCGGTACGGATGCAGTATGCGTTCTCACCGACCATGGGCGCGAGTGTGAACGTCACCTTGTTCACCTACGTCGACACGTGCGCCATCGGCATCAACATCGACACCGGCGCGATTCCGGACCCTGATGTGCTGCACGATTGCCTCGTCGCGGGCTTCGACGAGACGATCGCGGTCGCGGCGTGA
- a CDS encoding oxidoreductase, which yields MTTPSLAVWKFASCDGCQLTLLDCEDELLTLAGQVQIATFLEASSAVMGGPYDVSLVEGSITTPADERRIREIREQSEILVTIGACATAGGIQALRNFADVAEFASIVYAHPDYIDTLATSTAAADHVKVDYQLQGCPIDRGQLLDTLAALLIGREPRLPAKTVCTECKLRGVTCVVVADGIPCLGPVTHAGCGALCPTYHRGCYGCFGPAAAPNSAALVPLLRRDGLSNDDVGRVFSTFNVTRFSAERNDR from the coding sequence ATGACCACACCATCGTTGGCCGTGTGGAAGTTCGCCTCCTGCGACGGTTGCCAGCTCACCCTGCTCGACTGTGAAGACGAATTGCTCACTCTCGCAGGGCAGGTGCAGATCGCCACCTTCCTGGAGGCCTCCAGCGCGGTGATGGGTGGTCCTTATGACGTGTCGTTGGTCGAGGGGTCGATCACCACCCCGGCCGACGAGCGCCGGATCAGGGAAATCCGTGAGCAGTCGGAGATCTTGGTGACCATCGGAGCCTGCGCGACGGCCGGTGGCATACAGGCGCTGCGTAATTTCGCCGATGTGGCCGAGTTTGCGTCGATCGTGTACGCCCATCCCGACTACATCGACACCCTGGCCACGTCGACCGCCGCGGCCGACCACGTCAAGGTCGACTACCAACTGCAAGGCTGCCCGATCGACCGAGGCCAGTTACTCGACACACTTGCCGCGCTGCTGATCGGGCGCGAGCCGCGGTTGCCCGCAAAGACGGTGTGCACAGAATGCAAGCTGCGTGGGGTGACGTGCGTGGTGGTAGCCGACGGCATCCCGTGCCTCGGGCCGGTCACCCACGCCGGGTGTGGGGCATTGTGCCCGACGTACCATCGTGGCTGCTATGGCTGTTTCGGGCCAGCCGCCGCACCCAATTCCGCGGCGCTGGTTCCGCTGTTGCGCCGCGACGGGCTGTCGAATGACGATGTCGGCAGGGTGTTTTCGACATTCAACGTCACCCGTTTCTCGGCTGAGCGGAACGATCGATGA
- a CDS encoding hydrogenase maturation protease, which yields MTGPVLVIGIGNAFRSDDGIGLAVAAEIARHRMPGVHVMTDIGDPGSMLDAWVGADLAIVVDAVISSAGTTGRVRRWTPGEDREPPVVSSHMLGLAQAYSLGEALGRLPRRLVVFTVDIANVSHGDTLTPAVAAAVPRVVDAVRAELLTGKSS from the coding sequence ATGACTGGTCCGGTCCTCGTCATAGGTATCGGGAATGCTTTCCGGTCCGACGACGGGATCGGTCTCGCGGTGGCCGCGGAAATCGCTCGACACCGCATGCCGGGCGTACACGTCATGACCGACATAGGCGACCCGGGATCGATGCTCGACGCATGGGTGGGCGCCGATCTGGCAATCGTGGTCGACGCGGTGATCAGCTCTGCCGGGACAACCGGCCGGGTTCGACGCTGGACACCGGGCGAAGACCGAGAGCCGCCGGTAGTGAGCTCGCACATGCTCGGTCTGGCACAGGCGTATTCGCTGGGCGAAGCGCTCGGGCGGCTACCGCGGCGATTGGTGGTCTTCACCGTCGACATCGCAAACGTCAGCCACGGTGACACCTTGACGCCCGCCGTCGCCGCGGCTGTACCGCGTGTGGTCGATGCCGTACGCGCCGAACTCCTTACAGGGAAATCGTCGTGA
- a CDS encoding GAF domain-containing protein, producing the protein MAGGTGADGTVHPLRATLSQLRLRELLVEVQDRVEQIVEGRDRLDGLLDAMLVVTSGLELDATLRTIVHTAIELVDARYGALGVRGHDHELVEFIYEGIDEATRERIGNLPDGRGVLGVLIDEPKPIRLDNISDHAASVGFPPNHPPMRTFLGVPIRIRDEVFGNLYLTEKAGGQPFSEDDEVLVQALAAAAGIAIDNARLYEKSKARQSWIEATRDIGTELLSGTDPATVFRLVADESRNLSGAESTLVAVPDDPDAPPEDTDELIVVATAGAGPGTAATVIPVAETVIGQAFVQRQAGRFDGIHILPEADEATGPALVLPLRATDTVAGVLVALRPAGAEPFSEEQLDMLGAFADQAALAWQLATTQRQMRELDVLTDRDRIARDLHDHVIQRLFAVGMALQGTIPRARAPEVRQRLTECVDDLQEVVQEIRTAIFDLHSAESGITRMRQRLDEAIGQFAGSGVRTTVQYSGPLSVVDTSLADHAEAVVREAVSNAVRHAHATTLSVNVAVADELTIEVIDNGCGIGDEITGSGLINLRRRAEESGGSFTVEAMAGRGTKLRWSAPLP; encoded by the coding sequence GTGGCCGGAGGGACGGGCGCTGACGGCACCGTGCATCCGCTCAGGGCGACGTTGTCGCAGCTGCGGTTGCGCGAGTTACTCGTGGAAGTTCAGGACCGCGTCGAACAGATTGTCGAGGGCCGTGACCGCCTCGACGGATTGCTCGATGCCATGCTGGTGGTCACGTCCGGGCTGGAACTCGACGCCACCCTGAGGACCATCGTGCACACCGCGATCGAGTTGGTCGATGCCCGCTACGGTGCGCTAGGCGTGCGTGGCCATGATCACGAGCTGGTCGAATTCATCTACGAGGGCATCGACGAGGCGACGCGGGAGCGTATCGGGAACCTGCCCGACGGACGTGGCGTTCTGGGGGTGCTCATCGACGAACCCAAACCGATCCGGCTGGACAACATTTCGGATCATGCTGCGTCTGTGGGGTTTCCGCCGAACCACCCGCCGATGCGGACCTTCCTGGGCGTGCCGATCCGCATCCGAGACGAGGTGTTCGGCAACCTCTATTTGACCGAAAAGGCCGGTGGACAACCGTTCAGTGAGGATGACGAGGTTCTCGTGCAAGCCTTGGCCGCTGCGGCGGGCATCGCCATCGACAATGCGCGCCTCTATGAGAAGTCGAAGGCCCGACAGTCCTGGATCGAGGCGACTCGCGACATCGGGACCGAGTTGTTGTCCGGTACTGATCCTGCGACGGTCTTCCGGCTCGTTGCCGACGAATCCCGGAATCTGAGTGGTGCGGAATCGACATTGGTCGCTGTTCCGGATGACCCCGATGCGCCGCCGGAAGACACCGATGAGCTGATCGTGGTAGCCACCGCGGGCGCGGGTCCCGGCACGGCGGCAACGGTCATCCCGGTAGCCGAAACGGTCATCGGTCAGGCATTCGTCCAGCGGCAAGCCGGACGCTTCGACGGCATTCACATCTTGCCGGAAGCTGACGAAGCAACCGGCCCGGCGCTCGTGCTGCCCCTGCGCGCGACCGATACCGTTGCCGGAGTTCTGGTGGCGTTGCGTCCAGCGGGGGCAGAGCCGTTCAGCGAAGAGCAATTGGACATGCTGGGCGCGTTTGCCGACCAGGCCGCGCTCGCGTGGCAGCTGGCGACGACACAGCGGCAAATGCGTGAACTCGACGTGTTGACCGACCGTGACCGGATCGCGCGCGATCTGCATGATCACGTGATTCAGCGCTTGTTCGCGGTCGGCATGGCGCTACAGGGCACGATCCCGCGCGCCCGTGCCCCCGAGGTGCGACAGCGACTCACCGAGTGCGTCGATGACCTCCAAGAGGTGGTCCAGGAGATCCGCACCGCGATCTTCGACCTGCACAGCGCTGAGTCGGGGATCACCCGGATGCGGCAGCGGCTCGACGAAGCCATCGGACAGTTCGCCGGTTCCGGGGTCCGAACCACGGTGCAGTACTCCGGTCCGCTGTCCGTTGTCGATACTTCCTTGGCAGATCATGCCGAAGCTGTTGTCCGAGAGGCGGTGAGCAATGCGGTCCGGCACGCACACGCCACCACTCTGTCGGTCAATGTCGCGGTCGCCGACGAACTGACGATCGAAGTGATCGACAACGGCTGCGGAATCGGTGACGAGATCACCGGCAGCGGGTTGATCAACCTGCGTCGCCGTGCCGAGGAGTCCGGCGGTTCGTTCACCGTTGAAGCAATGGCCGGCCGCGGCACCAAGCTGAGATGGTCGGCACCATTGCCGTGA